The following coding sequences are from one Rathayibacter sp. VKM Ac-2760 window:
- a CDS encoding DUF3159 domain-containing protein, giving the protein MGSERDEQPGEPDEPRPEVADAIAKAARRSGLGVVADGEPFDGRALLTSMGGVRGVLEAVVPGVAFVLLFTVTGELVLSLVASVGMAVLFTVARILGRTPVIQAVGGLLGVVISAALALFTGRAVDNFVPGLITNLVYGLVFLVSVLVRWPLIGVAAGYLMGDGTAWRADRRKRRLFSLLTLAWAALFFVRLAVQYPLFLAEDATALGTWKLVLGLPLYAPLLVLTVLAVRAEYRGAAERDETPPRTDRA; this is encoded by the coding sequence GTGGGCTCCGAGCGCGACGAGCAGCCGGGCGAGCCCGACGAGCCGCGCCCCGAGGTCGCCGACGCGATCGCGAAGGCCGCCCGCCGCTCCGGTCTCGGCGTCGTCGCCGACGGCGAGCCCTTCGACGGCCGTGCGCTGCTCACATCGATGGGCGGCGTCCGCGGCGTGCTCGAGGCGGTCGTGCCCGGGGTCGCGTTCGTCCTCCTCTTCACCGTCACGGGTGAGCTCGTGCTCTCGCTGGTGGCCTCGGTCGGGATGGCCGTGCTCTTCACCGTCGCGCGGATCCTCGGTCGCACGCCGGTCATCCAGGCGGTCGGCGGGCTGCTCGGCGTCGTGATCTCGGCCGCCCTCGCGCTCTTCACCGGTCGCGCGGTCGACAACTTCGTCCCGGGGCTGATCACGAACCTGGTCTACGGGCTGGTCTTCCTGGTCTCGGTGCTGGTGCGCTGGCCGCTGATCGGCGTCGCCGCCGGCTATCTGATGGGCGACGGCACCGCATGGCGGGCGGATCGGCGCAAGCGCCGGCTCTTCTCCCTGCTCACCCTCGCCTGGGCGGCGCTGTTCTTCGTGCGGCTCGCGGTGCAGTACCCGCTCTTCCTCGCGGAGGACGCGACGGCGCTCGGCACCTGGAAGCTCGTGCTCGGCCTGCCGCTCTACGCACCGCTGCTCGTGCTCACCGTCCTGGCGGTCCGGGCGGAGTACCGCGGAGCGGCGGAGCGGGACGAGACGCCCCCGCGCACCGATCGCGCGTAG
- a CDS encoding DUF3710 domain-containing protein, producing the protein MSDIQPAGTEDAAVETAAQDFEKSAPEDRAEAGPLDEREANPVRPYIDLGGVKVLPREGMHIRLEVEEATKRVIAVGLDYAGSTLQVQPFAAPRSSGLWHEIRGQIAEQIGRQGGTTAEREGVFGPEIVAQLPLAGGEVRIARFVGVDGPRWFLRGVIAGKGAVDEEAAAAVEDLFRSIVVVRGSGPMPPRDLIPLKVPDSGQTQQSAS; encoded by the coding sequence ATGAGCGACATCCAGCCCGCCGGCACCGAGGACGCGGCCGTCGAGACCGCGGCGCAGGACTTCGAGAAGTCCGCGCCCGAGGACCGCGCAGAGGCCGGCCCGCTCGACGAGCGCGAGGCCAACCCGGTGCGCCCCTACATCGACCTCGGCGGCGTGAAGGTCCTGCCGCGCGAGGGCATGCACATCCGCCTCGAGGTCGAGGAGGCGACCAAGCGCGTCATCGCGGTCGGCCTCGACTACGCCGGCTCGACCCTCCAGGTGCAGCCGTTCGCCGCGCCGCGCTCCTCGGGCCTCTGGCACGAGATCCGCGGCCAGATCGCCGAGCAGATCGGTCGCCAGGGCGGGACCACCGCGGAGCGCGAGGGCGTCTTCGGTCCCGAGATCGTCGCGCAGCTGCCGCTCGCCGGCGGCGAGGTGCGCATCGCCCGCTTCGTCGGCGTCGACGGACCGCGCTGGTTCCTCCGTGGCGTGATCGCGGGCAAGGGCGCCGTCGACGAGGAGGCCGCGGCCGCCGTCGAGGACCTCTTCCGCAGCATCGTCGTGGTCCGCGGCTCCGGCCCGATGCCGCCGCGCGACCTCATCCCGCTCAAGGTGCCCGACAGCGGCCAGACCCAGCAGAGCGCGAGCTGA